The Bacteroidales bacterium genome has a window encoding:
- a CDS encoding CheR family methyltransferase, producing the protein MAFVIIQHLDPTRESITSQLLQRVTVMKVLQATDDLKVSINHVYIIPPNKSLSLLNGSLHLFDPVEPHGLRLPIDIFFRSLANDRKDKSIGIILSGMGSDGSIGLKAIKEANGVVLVQDPSTAKFDAMPRNAIDSVIVDITAPPWEMPVHLISYLKFTPGKRNYPQADKVKSGTDKIIILLREHSGHDFSQYKKTTLLRRIERRKGIHQIAKIQDYVRFLQENPKEVEILFRELLIGVTSFFRDPPVWKKFKDAILPNLLKELPDGYQMRAWVPGCSTGEEAYSLAIIFKEVMDKIKKNKNISLQVFATDLDGYAIEKARKGLYATNIEADVSQERLNRFFSADNEGYHISPAIREMIVFAPQDVIKDPPFTKLDILSCRNMLIYLEPELQKKVVALFNYSLNTNGILLLGIAETVGNQNDMFKELDNKLRFFRRLETTTTSDLIDFPSSLSYSKPDYGKIKESSKEVESIGKIAEQILLQRFIPASVLVNKQGDIVYITGNIGKYLELVAGKANWNIHIMAREGIRELLPVAFRKALQLSEPVTLRNIKVSYNGGILVDATVQSLENPEAVKGLVLIVFTDIPSRPEDRELPGNRSHSKRQRELEEELKTAREELQSTREEMQTSQEELRSINEELQSSNEEIQSANEELTTSKEEMQSLNEELQTVNMELQSKVNDLMRMNDDMKNLLNSTEIATLFVDRELNIRRYTDLVGKIIKLRDTDIGRPFTDLVTQLQYPDIGDMARQVLRTLITVEKAITTDNGKWFNVRIMPYRTLDDHIDGLVITFLDITEAKRMESDLKEAMRELGKSA; encoded by the coding sequence ATATGGCTTTTGTGATTATCCAGCATCTCGATCCTACCCGAGAAAGTATTACATCCCAGCTTCTTCAGCGGGTAACGGTTATGAAGGTTTTACAGGCAACTGATGATCTTAAAGTAAGTATAAATCATGTTTATATAATACCTCCAAATAAAAGCCTTTCTTTATTGAATGGTTCCTTGCACCTTTTTGACCCGGTTGAACCGCATGGTTTAAGATTACCCATCGATATATTTTTCCGTTCATTGGCCAACGACCGGAAAGATAAGAGCATCGGCATTATTCTTTCAGGTATGGGATCGGATGGCAGTATCGGATTAAAAGCCATAAAAGAAGCGAATGGAGTTGTGCTCGTTCAGGATCCGTCAACTGCCAAATTTGATGCAATGCCACGGAATGCTATTGATTCGGTGATAGTTGATATAACGGCTCCTCCCTGGGAAATGCCGGTTCATCTGATCTCTTATCTTAAGTTTACACCCGGAAAAAGAAATTATCCCCAGGCAGATAAAGTAAAAAGTGGTACGGATAAAATTATCATCCTGCTGCGAGAACATTCAGGTCATGATTTTTCACAATACAAAAAAACCACTCTCCTTCGTCGGATAGAGAGGAGAAAAGGGATTCACCAGATTGCTAAAATACAGGATTACGTTCGTTTTCTGCAGGAAAATCCTAAAGAGGTTGAAATTCTATTCAGAGAACTCCTGATTGGAGTCACCAGCTTTTTTCGGGACCCCCCTGTATGGAAAAAGTTCAAAGACGCTATTCTTCCAAATCTTTTAAAGGAACTGCCCGATGGTTACCAGATGCGGGCCTGGGTGCCAGGTTGTTCCACCGGTGAAGAAGCCTATTCACTGGCCATTATTTTTAAAGAAGTAATGGATAAGATAAAGAAGAATAAAAATATCTCGTTGCAGGTATTTGCCACTGATCTCGATGGTTATGCTATTGAGAAAGCCAGGAAAGGGCTTTACGCGACCAATATTGAGGCCGATGTATCCCAGGAAAGACTAAACCGGTTTTTCAGTGCGGATAATGAAGGATATCATATTAGTCCTGCTATTCGTGAAATGATTGTTTTTGCTCCTCAGGATGTTATTAAGGACCCTCCGTTCACAAAACTTGATATTCTGTCATGCCGGAATATGCTTATTTATCTGGAACCTGAATTGCAGAAAAAAGTAGTTGCCCTGTTTAATTATAGTCTGAATACCAACGGGATATTGCTACTTGGTATTGCCGAAACAGTAGGTAATCAGAATGATATGTTTAAGGAACTGGATAACAAGTTGCGATTTTTCAGGAGATTGGAAACAACCACCACATCCGACCTGATTGATTTCCCCAGTTCACTTAGCTATAGTAAACCGGACTATGGTAAAATTAAAGAATCCTCCAAAGAAGTTGAAAGCATAGGAAAGATAGCGGAACAGATTTTACTGCAGCGTTTTATTCCTGCCAGTGTGCTTGTAAACAAACAGGGCGATATTGTTTATATAACCGGCAATATAGGAAAATACCTTGAACTGGTGGCCGGAAAAGCCAATTGGAATATCCATATTATGGCCCGTGAGGGCATTCGTGAACTCCTTCCGGTCGCATTCCGCAAAGCCCTGCAACTTTCAGAACCCGTAACTTTACGAAATATCAAGGTAAGTTATAATGGCGGGATACTGGTAGATGCAACTGTTCAAAGCCTCGAAAATCCTGAGGCGGTAAAGGGTCTTGTTTTAATTGTGTTTACGGATATACCATCCCGTCCTGAAGATAGAGAATTACCCGGTAACCGTTCTCATTCAAAAAGACAGAGAGAACTGGAAGAAGAATTGAAAACTGCCCGGGAAGAGCTTCAGAGTACTCGTGAAGAAATGCAAACCTCCCAGGAAGAACTCAGGTCGATAAATGAGGAATTGCAGTCGAGCAACGAAGAAATTCAGTCGGCCAACGAGGAATTGACCACCTCAAAAGAAGAAATGCAAAGCCTGAATGAAGAATTGCAGACCGTTAATATGGAACTGCAGAGTAAGGTAAATGACCTCATGCGGATGAACGATGACATGAAAAATCTTCTCAACAGTACAGAAATTGCAACCCTTTTTGTTGACCGCGAACTGAATATCCGCCGTTATACAGATCTGGTGGGAAAAATAATAAAATTGCGTGATACGGATATTGGCCGGCCCTTTACTGACCTGGTAACGCAATTACAATATCCCGATATAGGAGATATGGCTCGTCAGGTTCTCAGAACACTGATCACTGTTGAGAAAGCAATCACTACAGACAACGGGAAATGGTTTAATGTGCGAATTATGCCATACCGGACTCTGGATGATCATATTGACGGTTTAGTAATCACATTCCTTGACATTACCGAAGCCAAACGAATGGAAAGCGATTTGAAGGAAGCCATGAGGGAACTTGGAAAAAGTGCCTGA
- a CDS encoding response regulator translates to MKSTQGTNNPGLRRKAEQMLVKKPKTQPTETESEKFKLLHELEVHQIELELQNEELSRAKTVAQEAADKYTELYDFAPFAYFTLSSSGRILEMNLPGSQLLGKERSKVINTPFDFYISEDTRIVFFDFLEKAFKSHVKESCELTIITGDKKSLFIQVNGIAIGNASQCLINIIDVTERKQAEKALIESQRLGAIGEMTSSIAHDFNNSLQVICGNLELALLTDNLSESVTRYLKTIQVTARDATKRVKILRRFGDIKTDRRNFSLTDLNILINEVIAQMRPIWKDEAERKGLSVILKTKLHDIPRIVCDQGDLRTVLYNVFINSIEAMPNGGELLVETGRRTHEVFITISDNGIGMSEEIKTRIFQPFFSTKGLDIGRGLGMSGVFTIVKEHGGNVFVKSTVQGKGTVIEITFPVSDEETAESKQDFAKPANTGKQLSILWVDDEENIRKMAAEMVKILGHTIDTAGSGKEALKYLGQKKYNLVITDLGMNEMNGWQLADTIRNKYGKSMKIAVISGWGDQITEADLSSHGIDYKIDKPFTLVQLKNTLEVVQGGKT, encoded by the coding sequence ATGAAATCCACCCAAGGAACAAATAACCCCGGACTCAGGCGCAAAGCCGAGCAAATGTTGGTAAAGAAGCCAAAAACCCAACCCACTGAAACGGAAAGTGAAAAATTCAAATTGCTGCATGAACTCGAAGTGCACCAGATTGAGCTGGAATTGCAGAATGAGGAACTTTCACGGGCCAAGACTGTTGCTCAGGAAGCGGCTGATAAGTATACCGAATTATATGATTTTGCACCATTCGCTTATTTCACACTTTCATCATCCGGGCGAATCCTTGAGATGAACCTCCCCGGATCGCAGCTTTTGGGCAAAGAACGTTCAAAGGTAATTAACACTCCATTTGATTTTTATATTTCCGAGGATACCCGTATTGTTTTCTTTGATTTTCTGGAGAAAGCCTTTAAAAGCCATGTTAAGGAATCCTGTGAACTGACTATAATTACAGGTGACAAGAAATCGCTTTTTATCCAGGTAAACGGTATTGCTATAGGAAATGCCAGTCAATGCCTCATTAACATTATAGATGTTACCGAACGTAAACAGGCGGAAAAAGCGCTGATAGAGAGCCAGCGGCTGGGAGCCATCGGGGAGATGACCTCCTCGATTGCCCATGATTTTAATAATTCACTTCAGGTGATTTGCGGAAACCTGGAGCTGGCCCTGCTCACAGACAACCTGTCGGAATCGGTAACCCGGTATTTAAAAACCATCCAGGTTACGGCACGGGATGCCACCAAAAGAGTGAAGATACTCAGGCGATTCGGTGACATTAAGACGGACAGGAGGAATTTTTCATTAACCGATCTGAATATTCTCATCAATGAAGTGATTGCCCAAATGCGACCGATATGGAAGGACGAAGCGGAAAGAAAAGGCCTCTCTGTTATATTGAAAACCAAGCTGCATGACATCCCCAGGATTGTTTGCGATCAAGGTGATCTGAGAACGGTATTATATAACGTTTTCATAAACAGCATCGAGGCCATGCCAAACGGCGGCGAACTCCTTGTAGAAACCGGCAGGAGAACTCATGAAGTATTTATCACCATATCAGACAATGGCATAGGGATGTCAGAGGAAATAAAAACAAGGATATTTCAGCCGTTTTTTTCAACCAAAGGACTTGACATTGGAAGGGGCCTTGGAATGAGTGGTGTTTTCACCATCGTGAAAGAGCATGGAGGAAACGTATTTGTAAAAAGTACGGTTCAGGGTAAAGGTACTGTGATTGAAATAACCTTTCCCGTTTCAGATGAAGAAACTGCCGAATCAAAACAGGATTTTGCGAAACCTGCCAATACCGGTAAACAGCTTTCCATTTTATGGGTGGATGATGAAGAGAACATCAGAAAGATGGCCGCCGAGATGGTGAAAATCCTCGGTCATACCATTGATACGGCAGGATCAGGCAAGGAAGCACTGAAATACCTAGGACAGAAAAAATACAACCTGGTGATCACTGACCTGGGTATGAATGAAATGAACGGGTGGCAACTGGCCGACACCATCCGGAACAAGTATGGAAAAAGTATGAAAATAGCCGTCATCAGCGGCTGGGGCGATCAGATCACAGAAGCCGATTTATCCTCCCACGGCATAGACTACAAGATTGACAAGCCTTTTACGCTCGTGCAATTGAAGAATACGCTGGAAGTAGTTCAGGGTGGAAAGACCTGA